The sequence CAGGCCCAGCGTGCCCAGGTGCAGCACGTGGTCCGGCGCGCGGCCCTGCGCGGTGAGGGCCTCCAGCACCGTGGCCTCGCCGCCCAGCGCGAGCGACCAGTGGTGCTCGTCGTGCTTCGCGGTGACGGCGGCCGGGGTGATGCGCACCACGTCCTGGCCGGCCTCGCCCAGCTTGAGCGCGAGCCGCGTGCCCAGGCCCTCGTTGGAGTCGTCCGGGAGCAGCAGCCACCAGGTGGCCTTCTTCTCGCTCCAGGCGCCCTGCGGCGACGGCAGCGCGCGCTGCCACGACGGCAGGTAGAACCAGCGGGCCACGGGCTGCTTCTGGTCCGCGGAGGCCCACTCGGAGCGCTCGCCGTCGGCGGCGGTCTCCTTGCGCGGGTCCACCCAGTGCTTCTGACGCTCGAAGGGTGACGTGGGCAGCGCGATGCGGCGGCGCTTCTCCCCGCCCCGGAACGCGTCCCAGTCCGCCTCCACGCCCTCCAGCCACAGCCGGCCCAGCGTGGCCAGCACGTGGTCCAGGTCCGCGACCTGCTCCTTCGGGTGGCGCAGCGAGTTGATCAGCGCGTGCTTCGCGCCCTTGTCCGGGTGCTGCCGCGCCAGGGTGACGAGCGTGTTGCCCGGGCCCACCTCCAGGAGGATGGCGTCGGACTCCTTGAGCAGCTCGCCCACGCCGTCCGCGAAGCGCACCGCGCCGCGCAGGTGCTTCGCCCAGTAGTCGGGGCTCGTGGCCTGCTCGGCCGTGACCCAGGTGCCGGTGACGTTGGACAGGTAGGGCTTCGTCGGCGCCTTCCGGGCCACCTTGCGCACCGCCTCGCGGAAGGCGTCCAGGATGGGGTCCATCATCGCCGAGTGGAACGCGTGCGACGTGTGCAGCCGCGAGGACGCCAGGCCCTGGAGCTTCAGCGTCTCCACGAACGCGTCGATGAGCGGCGTGGGACCGGCGACCACGCACGTGGCCGGGCTGTTCACCGCCGCCACGGACAGCCCTTCCGGCAGCATGGGCGTGACGTGCTCTTCCGGCAGTGACACCGCGAGCATGGAGCCCGCGGGCAAGGACTGCATCAGCCGGCCGCGCGCGGCCACCAGCGCCAGCGCGTCGTCCAGGCTGAAGACGCCCGCGAGGCACGCGGCCACGTACTCACCGATGCTGTGGCCCACCATCGCGTGCGGCGTCACGCCCCACGACTCCCAGAGCTTCGCCAGCGCGTACTCGATGACGAACAGCGCGGGCTGCGTGAGCCCGGTCTGCTTGAGGCGCTCCGACGCCAGCTCGCGCGACCCGGCGGGCGGGTAGAGCACCGTGCGCAGGTCCAGGCCCAGGTGCGGCTTGAGCTTCTCCGAGCAGGTGTCCACCTGCGCGCGGAAGGTGGCTTCCGTCTCGTAAAGCTCGCGGCCCATCTCCACGTACTGCGAGCCCTGTCCGGAGAACATGAACATCACCGGACGGCCGCTGTTCTCCGCGCTGCCGCTGAAGACGCGGCCCGGGGTGCGCTCCGCCAGCGCGGAGGCCAGCTCCGCCGTGGTGCGCGCCACCACCGCGCGGCGCTTGCCGAAGCGCTTGCGCCCCAGTTGGAGCGTGTACGCCACGTCGGCCAGGTCCACGGAGGGGTTCTCGCGCAGGTGCTCGGCCAGCCGGTCCGTGGCGACCTCCAGCGACTTCTCCGTGCGCGCGGACAGCAGCACCACCTGCGCGGGCAGGCGGGCCTTGTCGGTGGCGGGCAGCTCCGGCGCCTCCTCCAGGATGGCGTGCGCGTTGGTGCCGCCCATGCCCAGCGACGTGACGCCCGCGCGGCGCGGCGTCTCACCCCGGGGGAAGTCGCGCAGCTCCGTGTTCACGTAGAACGGGCTGTTGGGGAAGTCGCACGCGGGGTTGGGCGTCTTGAAGTTGAGGCTGGGCGGGATGACCTTGTGGTGCAGCGTGAGGGCCGCCTTGATGAAGCCCACCGCGCCCGCCGCCGAGTCCAGGTGGCCGATGTTGCTCTTCACCGAGCCCAGCGCGCAGAAGTTCTTCTTGTCCGTGCCCTGGCGGAAGGCCTGCGTGAGCGCCGCGACTTCAATCGGGTCGCCGACCTTCGTCGCCGTGCCGTGGGCCTCCACGTAGCCGATGGAGTCCGGATCCACGCCGGCCACCGCCTGCGCCAGCGCGATGACCTCCGCCTGACCCGCGACGGCCGGGGCCATGTAGCTGACCTTCTGCGAGCCGTCGTTGTTCACCGCCGAGCCGCGCACCACCGCGTAGACGGTGTCGCCGTCCTTGAGTGCGTCCGACAGGCGCTTGAGCGCGACCACCGCCGCGCCGTGGCCCGCGACGAAGCCCGCGGCCTCCGCGTCGAAGGTGTGGCAGTGGCCGTCCGGCGCCGTGGTGCCACCCTCGTGGTACAGGTAGCCCGCCTTCTCCGGGAAGTGGATGGACACGCCACCGGCCAGCGCCATGTCGCACTCGAACGACAGGAGGCTCTGGCAGGCGTAGTGGATGCAGGTGAGCGACGTGGAGGACGAGGACTGGACCGTGACGGCCGGGCCCTTGAGGTCCATCCGGTACGCCACTTCGGTCGTGAGGCTGTCCTTGTCGTTGCCGATGGACGCCTGGAGGCTCTCCACCGACGCGACGTGCGCCAGGTGCGAGTACAGGTTGGAGAGCAGGTACGTGTTCATGCTCATGCCGCCGAACACGCCCACGCGGCCGGGCTGGCGCTCCGGGCTGTAGCCGGCGCTCTCCATGGCCTCCCACGCGCATTCCAGGAAGACGCGGTGCTGCGGGTCCATCAGCGCGGCCTCGCGGGGGTTCATCCCGAAGAAGGCCGCGTCGAACTGATCCGTGTCGCCCAGCGTGCCGCGGGCCTTCACGTAGTTGGGTGCGCGGACCATGGCGGGGTCCGCGCCCTCGGCGATGAGCTCCTCGTCGGTGAAGAACGTGATGCTCTCCACGCCGCCGGTGAGGTTCTTCCAGAACTCGGCGATGGTCTTCGCGCCGGGAAGCCGGCCACCCAGGCCGATGACCGCGATGCCATCCACTTCGGGGGTGTCAGTGCTCATGGAGCCGTCCTTCGAAACCTGGGGGTGTGCCTGAAAGTCGTTGGTTACTTGCGGCCGCGCGCCTGCTGACGCTTGGCCTGGGCGGCGCGGCGGCGCTCCGCCTCGTCCTTGATCTTCTGGGAGGCCGCGCCCGAGTCCTCGCCCTTGTTCGCGAGGTGCTGGGCCAGCGCGCTCACCGTGGTGAACTTGAACATGTCCACCAGCGCGAGGTCCGCGCCCAGCTCTTCCTTCAGGCGCCGGTGCGCCTGCGCGATGAGCAGCGAGTTGCCGCCCAGCTCGAAGAAGTTGTCGTTGAGGCCGACGCGCTCCACCTTCAGCACGGCCGCCCAGATGGCCGCCACGCTGCGCTCCACCGCGCTCTGCGGCTGGGCGTAGGCGACGCCGGACGCAAGGCGGGCCCCTTCCGGCGCGGGCAGCGCCTTCGCGTCCACCTTGCCGTTGGGCGACAGGGGCAGCGCGGAGAGCGGCACGTACGCGGACGGCAGCATGTACGGCGGCAGCGCTTCCGCGAGGAAGGTGTTCAGGTCGGAGTGCGTGGGCGCGGGCTCGCCCAGCACCACGTACGCCACCAGCCGCTTGTCCCCGGGCGAGTCCTCGCGCGCCATCAGGAACGCTTCCTTCACGGCGGGGTGGCGGCGCACGGCGGCCTCCACTTCACCCAGCTCGATGCGGAAGCCGCGGATCTTCACCTGATCATCCGCGCGGGACAGGAACGTGAGCACGCCGTCCGGCAGCCAGCGCGCGCGGTCGCCCGTGCGGTACAGGCGCTCGCCCGCATGGAACGGGTCCGCGATGAAGCGCTCGGCGGTCAGCTCCGGACGCTTCCAGTAGCCGCGCGCCACGCCCAGGCCGCCCACGTACAGCTCACCGGCGACGCCCACGGGCAGCAGGTTGCGCTCCGCGTCCAGCACGTACACGTCCGTGTTGATGACGGGCCGGCCGATGGGCACCCACGCGTGGCCCTGCAGGTCCTCCACCGCCATGCGGTGGTAGGTGGAGCACACGGTCGTCTCCGTGAGGCCGTAGCCGTTCACCACCGGCACCGTGGCGAGCAGCTTCTCCACGTCGCTGGCCACCAGCGCCTCTCCGCCGGAGAGCACCAGCTTGAGCGGCGGCAGCTGCTCCAGGCGCGCGTTGAGGCCGGCGATGACCGCGGGCACCGTGCTCACGATGGTGACGGTGTGGCGGGTGATGAGCTGGAAGAGCTTCTCCTGGTCGAGGATCTCATCCTCGGTGGGCAGCACCAGCGCGCCGCCCGTGCACAGGAGCGGGAGGATCTCACCCACGAAGCTGGCGGACGCCACCGACGTGAGCGGCAGCATCCGGTCCGTGGCCGTGGGCGCGTAGGACTCCACGAACGAGCGGACGAGGTTCGCGAGGCCGCCGTGCTCCAGCATCACGCCCTTGGGCTGACCGGTGGAGCCGGAGGTGTAGACGAGGCACGCCAGGTCCCCGGACTGCACCGTCGCGGCGGGCGCGGAGGACAGCGCGCCGTCCAGCGGCTGGTCCACGAAGAGCGTGCGCGCGGTGGTGCCGGCGGGCAGCGAGCGCTGGAGCCAGGACTGCGTGATGATCACCGGCGCGTGCGTGTCGCCCAGGATGAAGGCCACGCGCTCGGAGGGGTAGGCCGGGTCGATGGGCACGTACGCCGCGCCCGCCGCCATCACGGCCAGCACCGACACCAGCGTCTCCACGGAGCGCTCCAGGCAGATGCCCACGATGTCGCCCGGCTTCACGCCCGCGCCGCGCAGCCACGCGGCCAGTTGTCCCGCGCGCGCGTCCAGCTCGCGGTAGGTGAGCTGCGCGTCCTTGAAGAGGACCGCGACGTTATCGGGCGTGCGGGCCACCTGCGCCGCGAAGAGCGCGGGCAGCATGTCCTTCTGCGTGAGCGGCACGCGCGGGCCCTTCCAGGTCTCCAGCAGCTGACGCTGTTCAGCCTGCGTGAGCAGCGGCAGCCCCGCGAGCGCGCGGCCCGGCTGCGCGGCGATGCCGGACAGCAGCGTGGCCAGGTGCCCGGCCATGCGCTCGATGGTGCCGGCCTCGAAGAGGTCGGTGTTGTACTCGAAGGAGGCCACAAGCTCGCCGTCCGCCTCGCCCATGGTGAGCGTGAGGTCGAACTGCGCGCCGCCGTGCGACAGGACCAGCGACTCGATGGGCAGGCCCGCCACCGTGGACTTCGCGCCCGGGATGTCCAGGGCGAAGGGCGTGAGGCCGCGCTCGTCCAGCTTGGAGGCGCGCTGGTAGACGAACATCACCTGGAACAGCGGCGAGCGGCTCTGGTCACGCACCGGCTGCAGCCGGTCCACCAGCGCGCTGAACGGGTAGTCCTGATGCTCCAGCGCGCCCAGCATCGTCTGGCGCGTCTGGGCCAGGTAGTCCGTGAAGGACAGGGTGGGGGCGGGGCGCGTGCGGACCACCAGCGGGTTGACGAAGTAGCCCGTGATGCCCGCCAGCTCCGCGCGTCCGCGGCCCGCGCTCACCACGCCCAGCGTGAAGTCCTGCTGGCCGGTGTAGCGGTGCAGCAGCACCTGGAACGCCGTCTGGAGCACCATGTTCGGCGTGGCGCCGTGGTCGCGCGCCAGCGTCTTCACCGCGCTCGCGACGGTCGCGTCCAGCCGGGTGGTGTGCACGCGGCCGTTGAAGGTCTGCGCCGGGGGACGCGGGTGGTCCGTGGGCAGGTCCAGCACCGGCACCGTGCCGGACAGCTGCTCACGCCAGTACTTCTCCAGCGCCTGGCCGCGAGCCCCCGTCAGCATCTCCGCCTGCCAGCGCGCGTAATCCGCGTAGGTGCGCGCGGGCTGCGCCAGCGACGGCCGCTTGCCCAGCTTCAGCGCCGGGTAGAGCGCGTCCAGCTCCTCCGCCATCACCGCCAGCGACCAGAAGTCGGTGACGATGTGGTGCATCGCGATGAGCAGCGCGTGGTCCTCGGCGGACCGCGACACCAGCCGCACGCGCAAGAGCGGCCCCTTCTCCAGGTCGAACGGGCGGCGGGCCTCCGCGGACAGGTGCTCCGCCACCTGCGCGTCGCTCCAGCCCTTCGCGTCCGTGGTGGAGAAGTCCAGCGGCAGCTCCGCGTGCACGCGCTGCACGGGGCCCGTGGCCGCCATGACGAACGTGGTGCGCAGGGCGGGGTGGCGGGCCACCAGCGCCTCGAAGGCGCCCTTCAGCGCGTTGGCGTCCAGCCCCGCGCGCACGCGCACCGCGACGGGCACGTGGTAGGCCGCGCTGTCCGGCGCCAGTTGGTGCATGAACCACAGCGCCTGCTGACCCCCGGAGAGGGGCGCGTCACCCGTGGCGGACGTCACGGCCACCGCGCTGGAGGCCTGCTGGGACGGAGGCGCCGACATCAGCGTCACGACGACTTCCGCCAGCTTCGACAGCGACACGCCCTGGAGCACATCGGACAGCGGCAGGTCGATGCCCAGGCCCGCGTCCACGGCGCTCTTGAAGTCCACCGCCATCAGCGAGTCCACGCCGTAGGCGTGCAGCGGCTTGTTCGCGTCCACCTGCGCGGTGGGCAGCCGCAGCACCTGCGCGGCCTGCTCCTGGAGGAACACCGCCACCATGGCCCGGCGCGCGGTCGTGTCCGTCACCACCGCCAGCATCTTCCGCAGCATGCTGGTGTCCGGGCCCACGGGCGCGGGCGCGGCGGTCTCGGGCGCGGCGGCCGTCGAGGTCTTCACGGGCTCGGGCGCCTGGACCGGCGCGGCGGCGAGGACGCTCTTGTGCAGCGCCTCCAGCGTGTCCGCGACGTACTCCGCGCGGGTGGCGAAGCGCTGGATCTTCCCGCTGGACGTCTTCGGGATGGCGCCCGGCCCGAGCAGCACCACGCCCTGGGCCTGCAGGTCGTGTCCGGCCGCGACGGCCTGCCGGATGCCCTGCGCCAGCGCGTCCAGGTCCACGCCGTCGCGCTCCACCGCGCGGCGGTCCACCTCGGTCACGACGATGAGGCGCTCCTCGTCGTCCTGCTCGATGGAGAACGCCGCCGTGCAGCCGGGGCGGATGGCGGGGTGGCTGGACTCCACCGTGCGCTCGATGTCCTGCGGGTAGTGGTTGCGCCCGCGGATGATGATCAGGTCCTTCAGGCGGCCCGTGACGAACAGCTCGCCGTCCGCGAGGAAGCCCAGGTCGCCCGTGCGCAGGAACGGCGTCGGGTCACCCGTGCCCGCGAGCGGCTGCTGGAACGTGTTCCGCGTCTGCTCGTCGCGGCCCCAGTAACCCTGCGCGATGCTGGGCCCCGCGACGCGGATTTCGCCCACCTGGCCCGCCGGCAGGGGCGCGCCCGTCTCCGGATGCGCGATGACCAGCTTCTGGTCGGTGAGGTTGCGGCCGGAGCCCACCAGCGTCTGGGCGCCGGGCGTCGCCGCCTCCTTCGCCACCACGCGGTTGTCCTTCAGCGCGCCCGCGTCCACGGTGCGCTGCACCGGCAGCTCGCGCTTGTCACCGCCAGAGGCGATGAGCGTGCCCTCCGCGAGGCCGTAGCACGGATAGATGGCCTCCGAGCGGAAGCCCTGCGGACCGAAGGCCTCCGCGAAGCGCCGGAGCGTGTCCGGCATGATGGGCTCCGCGCCGTTGAAGGCCAGGTCCCAGCGGCTCAGGTCCAGTTGCGCGCGCTCCTCCGGCGTGGACTTGCGCACGCACAGGTCGAACGCGAAGTTGGGCCCGCCGCTCGTCGTCGCCTTGTAGCGGGAGATGGCCTCCAGCCAGCGCATGGGGCGCTTGAGGAAGTCCACCGGCGAGAACAGCGTCACCGGGAAGCCGCCGTACAGGGGCTGCAGGATGCCGCCGATGAGGCCCATGTCGTGGTACGGCGGCAGCCAGATGACGCCCTGGCTGTCCGGCGAGTGCCCGAAGCACGAGTGGATCAGCTTCGAGTTGTGCAGCAGGTTGCCGTGCGTCAGCACCACGCCCTTGGGCGACGACGTGGAGCCGGACGTGTACTGGAGGAACACCCGCGTGTCCGTGGCCACGCCGGGGTCCTTCCAGCCTTCGGCGACCTCCGCGTCCAGCGTGTCCGTGGCGATCCAGTGCAGCTCCCGCAGCTCCGGCGCCTGCTCGAAGAGCATCTCCCCCATGCCGTAGATGAAGTCGGTGGTGAGGGCGATGGTGGCCTGCGCGTCCTGGCTGATGGCCAGCAGGCGCGGCAGCGTGCGCGCCAGACGCATGGGGTCGGGCGGATAGATGGGGACCGCGATGACGCCCGCGTACAGACAGCCGAAGAACCCGGCGATGTAGTCCAGCCCGGGCGGATACAGCAGAAGGGCCCGCTGCCCCTGCGCCCCACGCGCCTGGAGCGCCGCCGCGATGGCGCGGGCCTTCTGATCCAGCTCCGCGTACGTCAGGTGCGCTTCGTCCGTCTCCCCATCCAGCAGGAACGTAAAGCCGCGACGGCTGCCCTGGGTGCTCGCGCGGACGCGCAGCAATTCAACCAGAGTGGAAAACGCAAAGTCGGGGGCCGGGGAAGAACCGGGCAGGGTTCCAGTGGGCATGAACGCGACTCCTGGGAGGCGGGGGTGTTCCGTGCACGGGGAGCACGGAGACGCGGATTCAGGGGCCGGGGGGAAGCTGTCGCCCGGCGAGACAGGGTTTCAAGAGGTCAGTCGCAAGCAGCACCCGCCGTGAAGGCGCGTTGTCTCGCGCATGTATCGTCTGGCGCGCGCGCGAGCAATCCCCCCCCACCCACATTGGAGCCTTGCCGAGCGCCGGGCACGGCGGGGGCTCGTGAATCAAGAGCGGAGCAGGGTGCGAATTTCATGGTGACGGAATTCGGAGAGCGTCGGGGCCGCGAGTCACTTCATCGCGCGAACGGAGGAACATTCAAACGACCCCCAAGGTCGGAAACCCGGGGACCTCCTCCGTTCACCGGATACTGCGCGCGATGCCCGTGTAAACGTGACACATCGGATCGTGTGACGGGAACACGCTGAGTGTATGGGTCCATTGCCCTGACCGGCTTCCCGTGGCCGTGACGTCGCAGGAACGTCGCTTGTGTCTGTGAATTGCTGGTGAGAATGGGATTCCTTGGATTCGTCTGGAGAGTGTTTCCGGAGGATACGGGGCAGGTCCGACACGGCCCCTGCGCGTGTGTGTCGTGAGGGGCGGGTGCGAGCGCTGCGACAAATGACCGCAGCGGCTGCTTCCGGGGACGCTGCTATCCGGGCGGCTCCCTCCTTCCTGGAGCCACCTGATGAAGCCTTTCCTGGGGCCGCTGTGCGTCGTCGCGGGTTCGCTGTTGTCCTCCACGGCCTTCGCGCACGCGACGGTGGCGGGGGCCACGCCTCCCCATGCCGGCGCGACCTTCGAGGCGGACTTCACGGTGAGCCACGGCTGTGATGGCGCGGACACGTACAGGATGCGCGTCCAGATTCCCGAGGGCGTGACGGGCGTGCGCCCGGTGGACTCCGTCTTCGGCAAGGCCGAGGTGGAGAAGGACGCCAACGGCAACGTGACGGCGGTGACGTGGACGCGGCCCACGGGCGAGGTGAAGGCAGCGGACACGCACTTCTTCCACCTGGGGCTGCGGATGAAGCTGCCCGCGAAGCCGTTCACCTCGGTGTTCTTCCCCACGACGCAGACGTGCCGCACGCCGGCGGGCGTGGAGACGGTGGTGGAGTGGTCCAACACGGCCGGGGGCGAGCACAGCCACGACGGCGACGCGGGCACGGCGCCAGCGGAGAACCCGGCTCCGTCGCTGTACCTGCTGCCCTCGCGGCTGCCGGGTTGGAACCAGTACACGGTGCAGGAGCACGTGCACGACCTGACCGTGTTCAAGGACGCGCTCATCGTCTGGTCCGGGTCACAGGCGTACAGCTTCAACCCGGTGACGCAGGCGCTCATCGAGAAGGAACAGGGTGTCACCGCGCTCACGCAGATCCACCCGGGCACGGTCATCTGGGTGAAGTACTAGGCACGGGAGACAGCGACCATGCGCCACTGGCTCATCATGTTGTGTGTCGGCGTCCTCGCCGGCTGTTCGGACAAGCCCGTCACGCCCGAGCCCTCGGGGCAGACCGACGCGGGCACCATCGTGGAGGACGCGGGCACGGCCTCCGGTGTCGAGCGGCCGGGAGCGCTGGAGCGTCCGCCGCTGGAGCGCCTGCCGGACGACCTCAAGCCGCCGTCGCGGTAGCGCTTGCTTCAGCGGGAGTGGCGTTCCGCGACGCGGTAGAGCTGGGTGAGGGAGTGGTCCAGCAGGGACTGGGTGGACCGCATGTAGCGGTGGGCGCGGGCGAAGGGGAGCCACACGCGGTCACCGACGCGGACCTGGGCTTCCATCCACTGCTTGCGTGGGAGCCACTGTCCACCCAGGTGTTTGACCAGCACCTCGCCCAGGTAGGCCCCCACGGCGGGGACCGCGATGGCATCGACATTGTGCCGCTCGAAAGTGTCCGGGAAGGTCTCCTTCCAGAAGTGGAAGTCGATGTCCGTGAGCGACTCGGGGGACATCTTGAGGACGGAGGGCACGGGCGTGTGGAGCAGTGCGATGAGGCGTTCCGCGAGGTGCGCGTACTGCTCGAGGGCTGCTTTCGGGTCGGCCACGTCTGGAGGGAGGGCGGAGTGCACCGGGAGCCATTCTTCCGGCTCCGGAGGGACGTAAGCGTTGAGCTCGGCGATGCGCCGTTGTTGTTGGCCCAGGGACGCGTATTCGGGCAGGCGCGAGAGCAGCGCGGCGATGTCTGGAGTGAAGCGGGGTTCGACGGGTGCGAGGGTCGCGCTCCGTTCACGGAGGGTGGCCATCACGGTGTAGAAGTCCAGGTCCGGCCGGAGGTGGACCCACGCGCGGGCCTGGGCAACGCGCGCGGGTTCGCTGGCGAAGTCCGCGGCGGTGGGCCAGGTGACGAGGAGGAAGGAGCCGTCGGGGAGTTCTTCGACACGGTGGGCGGGCGTGGAGCGCATGCGCTCGCGGCCCACGGTCTCCACGAGCTTCGCGCCGAAGACGTTGAGCCAGTACACGGCGTAGATCTGGTCGAAGCCGTCCCGGAAGGTCGTCTCGTTGTCTCGGCCAAAAGAGGGAAAGTCTGCCAGTTCCTTGTCAGCGAGGCTGTGGGCCGAGGCATGGGTGACGGGGTAGTGGATGGCCCAGGCTCGGACCATTTCGACGAACGACTGGCAACGGGCTTCATCCGCGAACAGGTCAAGCGGCCTCACGTTGCCCCAGATTCGCAGGCTTGGAGGAAGGGGGGGAAACCGGAGCCGGAGCGACATGTCCAACGCGGTGCCCGTCGAGTGATAGAGGCCCACGGAAGTACTTTTTTCCTGGAGTGATTCCGTCAGGCCCTTGATGACCGCCTCACGTGTGTACTTGCGACGTCGCCGTCCCTTGACGACTTCGGGCATCCACGCCCCAGCACCTGACTCAAGTGCTTGGAGAAAGGGCGCCAGTTCTTTCTCGAGGTCACCAGGCGTATTGCAGGCGCCATTGAACGAGAGGAGAAGGTGGTCCTCTATTCCCAACTCATGATGCTCTTGCGTGGTCATTGGAATCGGACCTCCACGCCGTGGACGCTCTCAGCAACTTCCTCCAAGGCGTTCTTCAGGATTGCCGCACCCCTTGGCTTGAAGTCGCCACCCTCGTAGATGAGGCGCACTCGACGAATTCGTGCTGGTCCTTCGAGCCCAGGTCTGCGGACGTTCACGGTTTCGCCGTAATAACGAAGAGCGGCACGCGCGTCCGCACTCATCTGGGCCGTCAAGGCCTGCTGATTGAGTTGACGCAGGTCGCGGCTCTTGAAGCTAAGGGTCTCCATGCGAGGCGGTTGTCCTGACGGTGGCTTCGTTTCGACGACCAGCACGTCCGCGAAGCGCAGGTCCGCCTTCGTCATTCCAACGTGCGTTTCAATTCGAGGCTGTTCGAAGTCCTTGAGCCACTGGCGCTGTGCGCGGGGTAGGGCCGCGTCTGCTCGGAGACGGGCGACCATGGTCCTCTCGAACATGAGGCCTCGGACGAACAGGCCGCGCAGGTCCAGGTAGCCTTCCCACTTCAGTGGCCCCTTCGCCTGCTTGCCCTGTTCCAGTTCCGCGAGCCGGGCCTCCCGGTAGCTCACGTACTCGGTCCAGAGTGGGTGGCTTTCGGCTCCCGGCGGCGCATCCCGTTCCGGCGGATGTTCCTTGAGGAAGGACACCTCGCGGGGCAGACGTGGACCCGTGGCTTCCCACTCCACCTGTGCGAGCCGCGCCTCCAGGACCTCCGGTGGCACTCCCGCGAAGTCCTTCGATAGCGCGGCGGTGCCTCCATTTCTTCCGGCGCCCGGGCGGTCACGGCTTGCCTCCGCCAGCAGGGCCTGTGCCTTCGCCGCGTTGCCTCGCGCTTCGTAGAGCGCCAGTGCTCCTGCTTCTCCCCACTCGGCCGCGAGGAGGGCTCCTTCCCGGCTCGCGCGGAGCTGGCGCAACAGTTCTCGCGTGGCATTCACGCCGAGCTGATCTTCGAGACGCTCCACCGCCGCCTTGAGGGCCTCCACGTCGAAGGCGGGCCGTTCGCGAAGGGCCCGCGCGCCTTTGCCTCCGGCGTACAGCGCCACCATGAGCGCGGCCGGTACCAGCTCTCGCGTGGCCTGTTCGTACCGGCCCTTCGTCAGCGACGCCGCGCCCTGCGCCGTTCCGGCGAGCAGATGGAAGAAGCCCATCGGGACGCCGAACGTCAGATGATCAAAGCCGCCCAGCACCACATTGCCCGGCGAGTAGTGCCCCGCCATCAGGGCCCGCTCCACCGCGTCGAGCGCTTCCTGATACGGCGGAGGCAATTGGGGCCCGCTTCTTCGTGAAGTCCACGTAGTGGGCGCCCGCGCTCACCTCGGTACTGGAGAGCG is a genomic window of Corallococcus macrosporus containing:
- a CDS encoding YcnI family copper-binding membrane protein; this translates as MKPFLGPLCVVAGSLLSSTAFAHATVAGATPPHAGATFEADFTVSHGCDGADTYRMRVQIPEGVTGVRPVDSVFGKAEVEKDANGNVTAVTWTRPTGEVKAADTHFFHLGLRMKLPAKPFTSVFFPTTQTCRTPAGVETVVEWSNTAGGEHSHDGDAGTAPAENPAPSLYLLPSRLPGWNQYTVQEHVHDLTVFKDALIVWSGSQAYSFNPVTQALIEKEQGVTALTQIHPGTVIWVKY
- a CDS encoding non-ribosomal peptide synthetase, encoding MPTGTLPGSSPAPDFAFSTLVELLRVRASTQGSRRGFTFLLDGETDEAHLTYAELDQKARAIAAALQARGAQGQRALLLYPPGLDYIAGFFGCLYAGVIAVPIYPPDPMRLARTLPRLLAISQDAQATIALTTDFIYGMGEMLFEQAPELRELHWIATDTLDAEVAEGWKDPGVATDTRVFLQYTSGSTSSPKGVVLTHGNLLHNSKLIHSCFGHSPDSQGVIWLPPYHDMGLIGGILQPLYGGFPVTLFSPVDFLKRPMRWLEAISRYKATTSGGPNFAFDLCVRKSTPEERAQLDLSRWDLAFNGAEPIMPDTLRRFAEAFGPQGFRSEAIYPCYGLAEGTLIASGGDKRELPVQRTVDAGALKDNRVVAKEAATPGAQTLVGSGRNLTDQKLVIAHPETGAPLPAGQVGEIRVAGPSIAQGYWGRDEQTRNTFQQPLAGTGDPTPFLRTGDLGFLADGELFVTGRLKDLIIIRGRNHYPQDIERTVESSHPAIRPGCTAAFSIEQDDEERLIVVTEVDRRAVERDGVDLDALAQGIRQAVAAGHDLQAQGVVLLGPGAIPKTSSGKIQRFATRAEYVADTLEALHKSVLAAAPVQAPEPVKTSTAAAPETAAPAPVGPDTSMLRKMLAVVTDTTARRAMVAVFLQEQAAQVLRLPTAQVDANKPLHAYGVDSLMAVDFKSAVDAGLGIDLPLSDVLQGVSLSKLAEVVVTLMSAPPSQQASSAVAVTSATGDAPLSGGQQALWFMHQLAPDSAAYHVPVAVRVRAGLDANALKGAFEALVARHPALRTTFVMAATGPVQRVHAELPLDFSTTDAKGWSDAQVAEHLSAEARRPFDLEKGPLLRVRLVSRSAEDHALLIAMHHIVTDFWSLAVMAEELDALYPALKLGKRPSLAQPARTYADYARWQAEMLTGARGQALEKYWREQLSGTVPVLDLPTDHPRPPAQTFNGRVHTTRLDATVASAVKTLARDHGATPNMVLQTAFQVLLHRYTGQQDFTLGVVSAGRGRAELAGITGYFVNPLVVRTRPAPTLSFTDYLAQTRQTMLGALEHQDYPFSALVDRLQPVRDQSRSPLFQVMFVYQRASKLDERGLTPFALDIPGAKSTVAGLPIESLVLSHGGAQFDLTLTMGEADGELVASFEYNTDLFEAGTIERMAGHLATLLSGIAAQPGRALAGLPLLTQAEQRQLLETWKGPRVPLTQKDMLPALFAAQVARTPDNVAVLFKDAQLTYRELDARAGQLAAWLRGAGVKPGDIVGICLERSVETLVSVLAVMAAGAAYVPIDPAYPSERVAFILGDTHAPVIITQSWLQRSLPAGTTARTLFVDQPLDGALSSAPAATVQSGDLACLVYTSGSTGQPKGVMLEHGGLANLVRSFVESYAPTATDRMLPLTSVASASFVGEILPLLCTGGALVLPTEDEILDQEKLFQLITRHTVTIVSTVPAVIAGLNARLEQLPPLKLVLSGGEALVASDVEKLLATVPVVNGYGLTETTVCSTYHRMAVEDLQGHAWVPIGRPVINTDVYVLDAERNLLPVGVAGELYVGGLGVARGYWKRPELTAERFIADPFHAGERLYRTGDRARWLPDGVLTFLSRADDQVKIRGFRIELGEVEAAVRRHPAVKEAFLMAREDSPGDKRLVAYVVLGEPAPTHSDLNTFLAEALPPYMLPSAYVPLSALPLSPNGKVDAKALPAPEGARLASGVAYAQPQSAVERSVAAIWAAVLKVERVGLNDNFFELGGNSLLIAQAHRRLKEELGADLALVDMFKFTTVSALAQHLANKGEDSGAASQKIKDEAERRRAAQAKRQQARGRK